From the Thermococcus guaymasensis DSM 11113 genome, one window contains:
- a CDS encoding DUF4443 domain-containing protein, which yields MSWKRGAYPEFTIEDAVAVLYLMKNPVGRKTISELLGLGEGSVRTLLRKLSKMNLIESSQRGHTLSEGGRELVERLSKSFSEVHAVGRVEGYPAYAIVVRNPPEFKSIELRDEAIRFFAKGAMILVVKNGEVVFPEDGRPLRETMPELAERLSVLRSEEGDMVVVTWAENPADAMKSAYHVAVFLKDVPDEIKSLVR from the coding sequence ATGAGCTGGAAGAGGGGAGCGTATCCTGAGTTCACGATTGAAGACGCGGTCGCGGTTCTGTACCTGATGAAAAATCCTGTTGGAAGAAAGACGATTTCGGAGCTTCTCGGCCTTGGCGAAGGGAGCGTCAGGACGCTTTTGAGAAAGCTTTCGAAGATGAACCTCATCGAGTCCTCCCAGAGGGGCCACACCCTCAGCGAAGGGGGAAGGGAGCTCGTGGAGAGGCTCTCGAAGTCCTTCTCCGAAGTCCACGCCGTTGGCAGAGTCGAAGGCTACCCCGCTTACGCCATCGTCGTGAGGAATCCCCCTGAATTCAAGAGCATCGAGCTCCGCGATGAGGCCATAAGGTTCTTCGCGAAGGGTGCAATGATTCTCGTAGTTAAAAACGGGGAGGTAGTTTTTCCAGAAGACGGCAGGCCCCTAAGAGAGACTATGCCAGAGCTCGCCGAGAGACTCTCGGTTCTGAGGTCCGAAGAAGGAGACATGGTCGTAGTCACGTGGGCTGAAAACCCAGCCGATGCGATGAAGAGCGCCTACCACGTGGCGGTTTTCCTTAAGGACGTCCCCGATGAGATAAAGTCCCTCGTGAGGTGA
- a CDS encoding inositol-3-phosphate synthase: protein MVKVVILGQGYVASIFASGLEKIKTGKMEPYGVPLADELPIKIKDIEIVGSYDVDKAKVGKDLYEVVKAYDPEAPESLKGITIRKGVHLGSLRNLPLEATGLDDEMTLSEAVERLVNEWKELKPDVFVNVCTTEAFIPFEKKEELEKAIAEDRKDRLTATQVYVYAAAKYAKEVGGAAFVNAIPTLIANDPAFVELAKESNLVIFGDDGATGATPLTADVLSHLAQRNRYVLDIAQFNIGGNQDFLALTDKDRNKSKEFTKSSIVKDLLGYDAPHYIKPTGFLEPLGDKKFIAMHIEYVSFNGAHDELVITGRINDSPALAGLLVDLVRLGKIAVEKKAFGTVYEVNAFYMKNPGPKEMPNIPRIIAHEKMRTWAGLKPRWL, encoded by the coding sequence ATGGTGAAGGTCGTCATACTCGGACAGGGCTACGTTGCCAGCATTTTTGCGAGCGGCCTTGAGAAGATAAAGACCGGGAAGATGGAGCCGTATGGTGTTCCCCTCGCTGACGAGCTCCCGATTAAGATTAAGGACATTGAAATCGTCGGTTCTTACGACGTTGACAAGGCAAAGGTCGGAAAGGACCTCTACGAGGTCGTTAAGGCCTACGACCCCGAGGCTCCCGAGAGCCTCAAGGGGATAACCATCAGGAAGGGTGTCCACCTTGGAAGCCTCAGGAACCTCCCGCTTGAGGCAACGGGCCTCGATGACGAGATGACCCTCAGCGAGGCCGTTGAGAGGCTCGTCAACGAGTGGAAGGAGCTCAAGCCCGATGTTTTTGTCAACGTCTGCACCACCGAGGCATTCATCCCCTTCGAGAAGAAGGAGGAGCTTGAGAAGGCCATCGCCGAGGACAGGAAGGACAGGCTCACCGCGACCCAGGTCTACGTCTACGCCGCCGCCAAGTACGCCAAGGAGGTCGGTGGGGCGGCATTCGTCAACGCGATTCCCACCCTCATCGCCAACGACCCAGCCTTCGTTGAGCTCGCGAAGGAGAGCAACCTCGTCATCTTCGGCGACGACGGTGCCACAGGTGCCACCCCGCTCACCGCCGACGTCCTCAGCCACCTCGCCCAGAGGAACCGCTACGTCCTCGATATAGCTCAGTTCAACATCGGTGGAAACCAGGACTTCCTTGCCCTCACGGACAAGGATAGGAACAAGAGCAAAGAGTTCACCAAGAGCTCCATCGTCAAGGACCTCCTCGGCTACGACGCCCCGCACTACATCAAGCCGACCGGCTTCCTCGAGCCACTCGGCGACAAGAAGTTCATCGCCATGCACATCGAGTACGTCAGCTTCAACGGCGCCCACGACGAGCTCGTCATCACGGGTAGGATAAACGATAGCCCCGCTTTGGCAGGTCTGCTCGTCGACCTCGTCAGGCTCGGAAAGATTGCCGTCGAGAAGAAGGCCTTCGGAACCGTTTACGAGGTCAACGCCTTCTACATGAAGAACCCCGGCCCGAAGGAGATGCCCAACATCCCGCGCATCATTGCCCACGAGAAGATGCGCACCTGGGCCGGGCTCAAGCCGAGATGGCTCTGA
- a CDS encoding bifunctional L-myo-inositol-1-phosphate cytidylyltransferase/CDP-L-myo-inositol myo-inositolphosphotransferase → MTPKTAVVLAAGLGTRMGGKPKGLVKVAGREILYRTIYFLQKSGVDKFVIVTNERYAGLYREFIEKHGFNAELVINPEPEKGNGHSLHLARNYVSGRFVLVMSDHVYGEEFVAEAVKGNGLIADRRPRWADVGEATKVKVRDGRVEDIGKSLREWDAVDTGFFVLDEGIFEVTAELEGERNGDYPLSEVVKRARLPVTFVDGLSWTDVDTPSDVKRARKMLVKSAPKGIGDGFISRHINRRISTEISYLLAEKVTPNQMTAVTFAVGILSAVLTLINLPLAGVLYQLSSILDGVDGELARAQLRASRLGGYIDSILDRYVDGTFLALLAYSTLREPLWYLVALVALLGSVMVSYSTERFKGAFCRDAYREVPGLRKLPGKRDERVFLTMLFLLYPVDASVKALFALLALLTNLRVGATLYLIARKVS, encoded by the coding sequence ATGACCCCAAAGACTGCAGTGGTTCTCGCGGCCGGCCTTGGCACGAGGATGGGCGGGAAGCCCAAGGGACTCGTCAAAGTTGCAGGAAGGGAGATCCTGTACCGGACCATCTACTTTCTCCAGAAGAGCGGCGTCGATAAGTTTGTAATCGTCACAAACGAGCGGTATGCAGGACTTTACAGGGAGTTCATAGAGAAACACGGCTTCAACGCCGAGCTCGTTATAAACCCCGAGCCGGAGAAGGGCAACGGCCACTCGCTCCACCTCGCCAGAAACTACGTCTCCGGGCGGTTCGTTCTCGTTATGAGCGATCACGTCTACGGCGAGGAGTTCGTTGCGGAAGCAGTGAAGGGAAACGGCCTCATCGCCGACAGAAGGCCGAGATGGGCCGACGTAGGTGAGGCCACCAAGGTAAAGGTCAGGGACGGTAGGGTCGAGGATATAGGCAAGTCCCTCCGTGAATGGGACGCTGTGGATACCGGCTTCTTCGTTCTCGATGAGGGCATCTTTGAAGTGACTGCTGAGCTTGAAGGAGAGCGGAACGGCGACTATCCCCTCAGTGAGGTCGTGAAGAGGGCAAGGCTCCCTGTGACTTTCGTGGACGGCCTTTCCTGGACTGATGTTGATACCCCGTCTGATGTCAAACGGGCCAGGAAGATGCTCGTTAAGAGTGCTCCCAAGGGAATCGGGGACGGCTTTATCAGCAGGCACATCAACAGGAGAATTTCCACCGAGATAAGCTACCTCCTCGCGGAGAAAGTGACTCCGAACCAGATGACTGCCGTCACGTTTGCAGTCGGAATTCTCTCGGCAGTCCTCACGTTAATCAACCTTCCGCTGGCGGGAGTTCTCTACCAGCTCAGCTCAATCCTCGACGGCGTTGACGGCGAGCTTGCAAGGGCCCAGCTGAGGGCCAGCAGGCTCGGTGGTTACATTGACTCTATCCTCGACCGCTACGTTGACGGGACTTTCCTCGCCCTGCTGGCATATTCGACTCTCCGCGAGCCCCTCTGGTACCTCGTGGCGCTTGTAGCGCTCCTCGGCTCAGTGATGGTGAGCTACTCGACCGAGAGGTTCAAGGGGGCCTTCTGCAGGGATGCTTACAGGGAAGTTCCGGGCCTCAGGAAGCTCCCTGGGAAGAGGGACGAGAGGGTCTTCCTGACGATGCTCTTCCTGCTGTACCCGGTAGATGCCTCAGTCAAGGCACTCTTCGCGCTCCTGGCCTTACTCACCAACCTCCGCGTTGGGGCGACCCTCTATCTTATAGCCAGAAAAGTTTCGTAA
- a CDS encoding diphthine--ammonia ligase, with protein MRVAVLYSGGKDSNYALYWALKRGFEVKYLVSMVSEREDSYMYHVPNIHLTELQARAVGIPLVKGFTSGEKEKEVEDMKAVLEGLRIDGVVVGALASEYQKKRVDRVAEELGIESFAPAWHRDPIEYMRELIGIFDIVMVGVSAYGLDERWLGRRIDEKALDELIKLHERYKVHVAGEGGEFETFVRDAPFFKARIVFDEVEKKWSECNYSGVLEVKRAHLEPKAQH; from the coding sequence ATGCGAGTTGCAGTGCTATACTCCGGCGGAAAGGACTCCAACTACGCCCTCTACTGGGCGCTGAAGCGGGGCTTCGAGGTCAAGTACCTCGTCTCTATGGTGAGCGAGAGGGAAGACAGCTACATGTACCACGTGCCGAACATCCACCTCACCGAGCTCCAGGCGAGAGCGGTAGGGATTCCGCTCGTTAAGGGGTTCACCAGCGGCGAGAAGGAGAAAGAGGTAGAGGACATGAAGGCCGTCCTTGAGGGGCTGAGGATAGACGGAGTGGTTGTGGGAGCACTGGCGAGCGAGTACCAGAAGAAGCGCGTTGATAGAGTTGCAGAGGAACTTGGCATAGAGAGCTTTGCCCCCGCTTGGCATCGCGATCCAATCGAATATATGCGCGAGCTGATTGGAATTTTTGACATCGTAATGGTGGGGGTTTCAGCCTACGGGTTGGACGAGAGATGGCTCGGGCGGAGGATTGACGAGAAAGCCTTAGACGAGCTGATAAAGCTCCACGAGAGGTACAAAGTCCACGTGGCTGGAGAGGGCGGTGAGTTCGAGACCTTCGTGAGGGACGCGCCGTTCTTCAAAGCCAGGATAGTCTTCGATGAAGTGGAAAAGAAGTGGAGCGAGTGCAACTACTCAGGAGTCCTTGAGGTCAAGAGGGCGCATTTGGAGCCGAAGGCACAACATTAA
- a CDS encoding antitoxin family protein — protein sequence MEKVEAIYDHGALRPLKKISLREGEKVQLLIKRSLYEIISALEREFEDVDEDLTETLVRERK from the coding sequence ATGGAAAAGGTTGAGGCGATTTATGACCATGGGGCACTGAGGCCCCTAAAAAAGATATCCCTCCGAGAAGGCGAAAAGGTCCAGCTCCTGATAAAGCGCTCCCTTTATGAGATAATCTCCGCACTTGAGAGAGAGTTTGAAGACGTTGATGAGGATCTCACCGAAACCCTTGTGAGGGAGAGAAAGTGA
- a CDS encoding type II toxin-antitoxin system VapC family toxin, with product MIVLDASLIIDSLLPKLGERHRLAKEILREISDRGIEVLMPKIAKIELLSVFSRKIGNRAIEVVTSIGEGVTFVGEFYQVAEAVAPKVRGRAVDLYYTALAFKDSAILLSCDKLQVENARLAGVEAYYVPDDFEKALERIKGIRASP from the coding sequence GTGATTGTGCTCGATGCTTCTCTTATCATTGATTCCCTGCTACCGAAACTTGGTGAGAGGCACCGGCTTGCAAAGGAAATACTCAGGGAAATTTCGGACAGGGGAATCGAGGTACTCATGCCCAAGATAGCTAAGATAGAGCTGTTGAGTGTGTTCAGCAGGAAAATAGGAAACAGGGCCATAGAAGTCGTCACCTCCATTGGGGAGGGTGTAACCTTTGTAGGAGAGTTCTACCAAGTGGCAGAGGCTGTAGCCCCCAAAGTCAGGGGGAGGGCTGTGGATCTGTACTACACCGCACTTGCTTTCAAGGACTCCGCGATTCTACTTTCGTGCGATAAGCTTCAAGTTGAAAACGCCAGGTTGGCCGGGGTTGAAGCGTACTACGTTCCGGACGATTTTGAAAAAGCGCTCGAAAGAATAAAAGGGATTAGGGCTTCACCCTGA
- a CDS encoding ABC transporter ATP-binding protein, giving the protein MIEVENLVKRFSGKVVLKGISFTVHDGEIYGLLGPNGSGKSTTMRILAGIIPPSEGRVVIEGINVAENPIEVKRVVGYIPETPVLYESLTPMEFFSFVGSIRGIPKNELEERVERLVKAFGIEEYLGELIGTLSFGTQQKVSIIAGLLHDPKVLILDEAINGLDPKSARIMKELLNGFKEEGRSIVFSTHILAIAEAICDRIGIIYNGELIAEGTPEELKRFAHEESLEDVFLKLTESQEEVSSLVRALREAF; this is encoded by the coding sequence GTGATAGAGGTTGAGAACCTCGTCAAGCGCTTCAGTGGTAAGGTTGTGCTCAAGGGGATTTCCTTCACAGTCCACGATGGCGAGATCTACGGCCTCCTCGGGCCGAACGGGAGCGGTAAGAGCACGACGATGAGGATTTTAGCTGGAATCATCCCGCCGAGCGAAGGAAGGGTTGTGATCGAGGGTATAAACGTCGCCGAGAACCCGATTGAGGTCAAGAGGGTAGTGGGCTACATACCTGAAACGCCTGTCCTGTATGAGAGCCTAACCCCGATGGAGTTCTTTTCCTTCGTGGGGAGCATAAGGGGGATTCCCAAGAACGAGCTTGAAGAGCGTGTTGAAAGGCTCGTGAAGGCCTTCGGAATAGAGGAGTACCTCGGCGAACTGATAGGGACGCTCAGCTTCGGAACCCAGCAGAAGGTTTCGATAATAGCTGGTTTGCTCCACGACCCAAAGGTACTGATCCTCGATGAGGCCATCAACGGCCTCGACCCCAAGAGCGCGCGCATAATGAAGGAGCTCCTCAACGGCTTCAAGGAAGAGGGGAGGAGCATCGTCTTCTCAACGCACATCCTGGCAATAGCGGAGGCAATTTGCGACAGAATAGGCATAATCTACAACGGCGAGCTGATAGCCGAGGGAACTCCAGAAGAGCTCAAGCGCTTCGCCCACGAGGAGAGCCTTGAGGATGTTTTCCTCAAGCTGACCGAGAGCCAGGAGGAGGTAAGCTCCCTCGTCAGGGCCCTGAGGGAGGCCTTCTGA
- a CDS encoding Mth938-like domain-containing protein: MKLEYPAFGRIIVDGKTYEHDIVVYPSGRVEKRKKWLSKSKHGTSHKLDPEELGEYLSEEFDVLIVGTGYYGYLSLLPESRELVKDKEVYELPTGKAVELFNELSGKRKVLGIFHVTC; this comes from the coding sequence ATGAAGCTCGAATATCCCGCATTCGGGAGGATAATCGTCGATGGCAAAACATACGAGCACGATATAGTCGTTTATCCGAGCGGAAGGGTCGAGAAGAGAAAGAAGTGGCTGAGCAAGTCCAAGCATGGCACCAGCCACAAACTTGACCCGGAGGAGCTGGGGGAGTACCTGTCGGAGGAATTCGACGTCCTAATCGTCGGCACAGGCTACTACGGCTACCTCTCGCTTCTCCCCGAGAGCAGGGAATTGGTTAAGGACAAAGAAGTCTATGAGCTCCCCACGGGAAAAGCTGTGGAGCTCTTCAACGAACTGAGCGGAAAGAGAAAGGTTCTCGGAATCTTCCACGTCACCTGCTGA
- a CDS encoding nuclease-related domain-containing protein: MIYTGEEALRWKKLRDVSIVVAIVFLGLAVFVHPFFFLLAVAFGICAKYATGKFKRWTSGFEGEYQVIEALSRAKCIKGVLLSDVVLPNMRSNIDHVLICEQGIFAIETKAYTGIYHAEGDEWYHETLSGTRIRIKSLSRVAKRNAAMLSRFLNEKYGEKYFVQPILVFAGATIFDGVSTVPVLFPSRIEEYICSLPKILSKQEIVRLSDLLASYSGHVMEVGKL, encoded by the coding sequence ATGATATACACCGGCGAGGAGGCACTTCGCTGGAAAAAATTGCGCGACGTATCCATTGTGGTAGCGATTGTATTCTTGGGATTGGCTGTTTTTGTACACCCATTTTTCTTCCTCCTTGCAGTTGCTTTTGGTATTTGCGCAAAATATGCGACAGGGAAATTTAAACGATGGACCAGCGGGTTTGAGGGGGAATATCAAGTTATTGAAGCCTTATCAAGGGCCAAGTGCATTAAAGGAGTGCTTCTCTCGGATGTCGTTCTTCCAAATATGCGTTCAAACATTGACCACGTCTTAATCTGCGAGCAGGGTATCTTTGCGATTGAAACTAAGGCGTACACTGGGATATATCACGCAGAGGGGGACGAGTGGTATCATGAAACTCTATCTGGAACCAGAATACGGATAAAAAGTTTGAGTAGAGTAGCAAAAAGAAACGCCGCAATGCTGTCGAGATTCCTCAACGAAAAATACGGAGAGAAGTATTTTGTCCAGCCAATACTGGTTTTTGCTGGTGCAACGATCTTTGATGGAGTTTCAACGGTCCCTGTATTATTCCCCTCTCGGATAGAGGAGTACATATGTTCACTTCCAAAGATTCTGTCCAAACAAGAGATAGTTCGTTTGTCAGACTTGCTTGCGTCTTATTCCGGCCATGTAATGGAGGTTGGGAAGTTATGA
- a CDS encoding NUDIX domain-containing protein, whose amino-acid sequence MDRYVLLVKAPKGKDVSQFREEAKLLAEKHDLKAELHRCIGLTVDGVIIYNNGLVLIKRKNEPFKDHFALPGGFVEYGETVEEALKREMKEETGLDVRILRMVGVYSDPNRDPRGHTVSVAFLCLGEGELKAGDDAKEVHVVPIEEAEKLPLAFDHAKILRDALTPR is encoded by the coding sequence ATGGATCGGTACGTTCTGCTCGTCAAGGCCCCAAAGGGTAAAGACGTAAGCCAGTTCCGTGAGGAAGCGAAGCTTCTTGCCGAAAAGCACGACCTGAAGGCCGAGCTCCACAGGTGCATAGGGCTCACAGTCGATGGTGTGATCATCTACAACAACGGTCTCGTCCTCATAAAGCGGAAGAACGAGCCCTTCAAAGATCACTTTGCTTTACCCGGCGGGTTCGTGGAGTATGGCGAAACTGTGGAGGAAGCGTTAAAGAGGGAGATGAAGGAAGAAACCGGCCTCGACGTCAGAATCCTCAGGATGGTGGGCGTTTACTCTGATCCGAACAGGGATCCACGGGGCCACACCGTTTCCGTCGCCTTTCTCTGCCTTGGAGAGGGAGAACTTAAGGCAGGGGACGACGCAAAGGAAGTCCACGTCGTCCCAATCGAGGAGGCTGAGAAACTCCCGCTGGCCTTTGACCACGCAAAGATTTTGAGGGACGCTCTAACCCCGAGGTGA
- a CDS encoding DUF998 domain-containing protein, with protein MERKHEMAGILAPIVGLGGVFAAILIHRSWWRLTENAISDLGKVGLSYNWVMNASLIIAAVLALYYLHGLWEELEGTLQKIGVAVFAAGLLSLAGIGVFPEGTGPHYYVSWGFFVACSIGMLLIGIGLYIQGEKTLGLLAFAIFTVGWILALWAKSRFQGVAVAEFIGVFGIVTWHYALLKRFLVPEA; from the coding sequence ATGGAAAGAAAGCATGAGATGGCGGGAATTCTGGCCCCCATTGTTGGGCTTGGTGGAGTTTTCGCCGCGATTTTGATCCACAGGTCGTGGTGGAGGCTCACTGAAAACGCGATAAGCGACCTCGGAAAGGTTGGTCTGAGCTATAACTGGGTGATGAACGCCTCTCTGATCATTGCGGCGGTTTTGGCTCTCTATTATCTCCATGGATTGTGGGAGGAGCTTGAGGGCACCCTCCAAAAGATAGGAGTGGCAGTCTTCGCGGCTGGCCTTCTGTCCCTGGCGGGTATCGGGGTATTCCCTGAGGGCACGGGCCCCCACTACTACGTGAGCTGGGGCTTTTTCGTGGCCTGTAGCATTGGGATGCTCCTCATCGGAATTGGTCTCTACATCCAAGGCGAGAAAACCCTTGGTCTTCTTGCGTTTGCAATATTCACAGTCGGGTGGATCCTCGCACTCTGGGCCAAGTCCCGTTTTCAGGGCGTCGCAGTTGCAGAGTTCATAGGAGTGTTCGGTATAGTTACCTGGCACTATGCACTACTCAAGAGGTTCCTCGTCCCAGAGGCTTAG
- a CDS encoding PPC domain-containing DNA-binding protein has product MEFSIGRSFLFRVPEGEELLGFINRFAEAKGIKTGTVNAIGSLKNPKIGYFDEDAGEYKVIELPGTYELVSLMGNISIKGSKPFAHIHVALGDSEGKLWGGHLSEGEVFVAEVFIQELLGGTLERKERENGLSLWDEEPLE; this is encoded by the coding sequence ATGGAGTTCTCAATTGGAAGGAGCTTTCTGTTTCGCGTACCCGAGGGAGAAGAGCTCCTGGGCTTCATAAACAGATTCGCGGAAGCCAAAGGGATCAAAACCGGAACCGTGAACGCAATTGGGAGCCTGAAGAACCCGAAGATAGGCTACTTTGATGAAGACGCCGGGGAGTACAAGGTCATAGAGCTTCCGGGCACCTACGAGCTGGTCTCCCTCATGGGGAACATAAGCATCAAGGGCAGTAAGCCCTTTGCCCACATCCACGTTGCCCTTGGCGATTCGGAGGGGAAACTTTGGGGAGGCCATCTCTCTGAGGGAGAGGTTTTTGTGGCTGAGGTCTTTATTCAGGAGCTCCTCGGCGGGACGCTTGAGAGAAAAGAGAGGGAAAACGGGCTAAGCCTCTGGGACGAGGAACCTCTTGAGTAG
- a CDS encoding 6-pyruvoyl trahydropterin synthase family protein yields the protein MDFKVRGRKIGWHKDFDSSHFLALPYDSKCLRIHGHTYNVDVEIWGELNENGMVFDFNHLSNLVKRLDHRILVSEKWVVERGDGRVVVEKNGKRLELPEDEVVILDKPNVTAEYIAEWFAERVAEKAGKNVKKILVRVWEDPRSYAEVVLER from the coding sequence ATGGACTTCAAAGTCAGAGGGAGGAAGATAGGCTGGCACAAGGACTTCGACAGCTCTCACTTCCTCGCCCTGCCCTACGACAGCAAGTGCCTCAGGATCCACGGCCACACATACAACGTGGACGTTGAGATCTGGGGGGAGCTTAACGAAAACGGCATGGTCTTCGACTTCAACCACCTCAGCAACCTCGTCAAGAGGCTTGACCACCGGATTCTCGTCAGCGAGAAGTGGGTCGTGGAGCGGGGGGACGGGAGGGTAGTCGTGGAAAAGAACGGCAAGAGGCTTGAGCTGCCGGAGGACGAAGTTGTGATCCTCGACAAGCCGAACGTTACGGCCGAGTACATCGCAGAGTGGTTCGCCGAAAGAGTGGCAGAGAAAGCGGGAAAAAATGTTAAGAAGATCCTTGTCAGGGTCTGGGAGGATCCGAGGAGCTACGCGGAGGTTGTCCTCGAACGTTAG
- a CDS encoding carbohydrate kinase family protein, which translates to MKCLVVGHLVIDRIVRKDKEELRIGGGAYYSALALSSFCDVKVITSVGKDFPREWIEELTERGIAVEVLPSAESTSYELRYLDGNRRKLRLLSRAKPIASVNAEGFDLVVLNPVADEIPPALVSRLAEKHFVATDVQGFIREPIPGPLRLKPIDGSFLRGVRVLHSDINEFEYVKGLNPSEVEVFLLSDGPNPGTAYLRGKAYSFEPLRVDVPESTGAGDVFLASFAYFYRRCPFVQALKRAAAFTALFLERRDFDIPDEEVGKTAMRVRVSKLISQRL; encoded by the coding sequence ATGAAATGCCTCGTGGTCGGCCATTTGGTTATTGACAGGATAGTGAGAAAAGACAAGGAGGAACTCAGGATAGGGGGAGGTGCCTACTACTCGGCCTTAGCCCTCTCAAGCTTCTGCGATGTGAAGGTCATAACGAGCGTTGGAAAAGACTTCCCGAGGGAATGGATTGAGGAGCTCACTGAGAGGGGCATCGCGGTTGAAGTCCTCCCTTCGGCGGAGAGCACGTCCTACGAGCTCCGCTACCTCGACGGCAACAGGAGAAAACTGAGGCTGCTCTCAAGGGCAAAGCCCATCGCGAGCGTTAACGCGGAGGGCTTTGACCTGGTAGTGTTGAACCCCGTCGCTGATGAAATTCCGCCCGCCCTTGTTTCCAGGCTTGCGGAGAAACACTTCGTTGCGACAGACGTCCAGGGCTTTATCCGGGAGCCTATTCCAGGCCCTCTACGCCTTAAGCCCATAGATGGGTCGTTTTTGAGGGGGGTGCGCGTTCTCCACTCAGATATAAACGAGTTCGAGTATGTTAAGGGCCTAAACCCTTCTGAGGTCGAGGTTTTCCTGCTCTCCGATGGTCCAAACCCAGGAACTGCATACCTCAGGGGAAAGGCTTACTCGTTTGAACCACTCAGAGTGGACGTTCCCGAATCAACGGGGGCCGGCGACGTTTTCCTCGCTTCGTTTGCGTACTTCTACAGGAGATGTCCCTTCGTGCAGGCCCTTAAGAGAGCCGCCGCGTTTACCGCCCTGTTCCTTGAGAGAAGGGACTTTGATATTCCTGACGAAGAAGTTGGAAAAACTGCAATGAGGGTCCGGGTCTCAAAGTTGATCTCACAACGGTTATAA
- the gyaR gene encoding glyoxylate reductase: protein MKPKVFITRAIPENGIEMLREHFEVEVWPEEREIPREVLLEKVRDVDALVTMLSERIDAEVFDNAPRLRIVANYAVGYDNIDIKEATRRGIYVTNTPDVLTDATADFAWTLLLATARRLIEADSFTRSGEWKRRGVAWHPRWFLGYDVYGKTIGIVGFGRIGQAVARRARGFGMRILYNSRTRKPEAEKELNAEFKSLNELLRESDFVVLAVPLTKETYHMIGERELKLMKNTAILVNIARGKVVDTKALIKALKEGWIAGAGLDVYKEEPYYNEELFSLKNVVLAPHIGSATYGAREGMAELVARNLITFKNGEVPPTLVNKEVVNVRKPGFR, encoded by the coding sequence ATGAAGCCGAAGGTCTTCATCACCCGCGCAATCCCCGAGAACGGCATTGAGATGCTGAGGGAACACTTCGAGGTTGAGGTCTGGCCTGAGGAGAGGGAAATTCCCAGAGAAGTTCTGCTTGAAAAGGTTCGTGATGTTGACGCGCTCGTCACGATGCTCAGCGAGAGGATTGACGCGGAAGTCTTCGACAACGCCCCGAGGCTCAGGATTGTGGCGAACTACGCTGTGGGCTACGACAACATAGACATCAAGGAGGCAACAAGACGGGGAATCTACGTCACCAACACCCCCGATGTCCTCACAGATGCAACGGCAGATTTTGCATGGACTCTTCTGCTCGCAACGGCGAGGCGCCTCATCGAGGCAGACAGCTTCACGCGCTCTGGTGAATGGAAGAGAAGGGGAGTAGCCTGGCACCCGCGCTGGTTCCTCGGATACGACGTCTATGGGAAGACGATAGGTATCGTGGGCTTTGGCAGGATAGGGCAGGCCGTAGCAAGGCGCGCCAGGGGCTTCGGAATGAGAATTCTCTACAACTCGCGCACGAGGAAACCAGAAGCTGAGAAGGAACTCAACGCGGAGTTCAAGTCCCTTAATGAGCTCCTCAGAGAGAGCGACTTCGTAGTTCTGGCAGTTCCACTAACAAAAGAGACCTACCACATGATAGGAGAGAGGGAGCTCAAGCTCATGAAGAACACGGCAATACTCGTGAACATAGCGCGCGGAAAGGTCGTTGACACGAAAGCGCTGATAAAGGCCCTGAAGGAGGGCTGGATAGCCGGGGCTGGACTTGACGTCTATAAAGAGGAGCCGTACTACAACGAGGAGCTCTTCAGCCTGAAGAACGTTGTCCTCGCGCCCCACATAGGCAGCGCGACCTACGGAGCGAGGGAGGGGATGGCCGAACTCGTGGCGAGGAACCTCATAACCTTTAAGAACGGGGAGGTCCCACCGACACTCGTAAATAAGGAAGTCGTGAACGTCAGAAAGCCCGGGTTCAGGTGA